The Acidipropionibacterium virtanenii DNA segment ACGTCGGGTGGGCGGTGGCTGCGCGATCACCTCGACCCCCTCGCGCACCCGGACCGGTTTCGGCGCGAACTGGCGATCCGCCTGGACGTCGGGGCCGCCGACACTCACGTGCCCGCCGAGGCCGCGCACCGTTTCGCCGCGCTGCTGGCCGACGGTCCGCCGGCTCCTCAGATCGCCGTCGTGGATCACCCGGGGCTGGATCATCCGGACCTGTGCCGGGATCCTCAGGTCCTGGGCGGTGCGCTGTCCTGGCTGACCGGTCCCTCATGATCGGGGCGGACGGCCGCCACCAGTGAGTAGATGAGCCGGTTGATCGGGGCGTCGATCCCGTGACGTTCCGCGGCCCGCAGCACCGCGCCGGTCAGCGCGTCGTACTCCAGGGGCCGGCCCGCCCAGCAGTCCTGGAGCATCGAGGTCGGCGCCCCGTCGGGGACCTTCCGCAGGGCTTTCAGATCCGCGAGGGCGTCCTCGTCGGTGAGCCGGGCTCCCTCGGCCCGGGCCACGGCCACCGCCTCGATCATGATCTGCAAGGCCACCTGCCCGACCCCCTCATCGCGCAGCACCGCGGTGCGCCGGCGGGTGAGCGCCGTCAGTGGATTGGCGGTGATGTTCATCAGCAGTTTGTTCCACAGTGTCGTGGTGAAGTCGGCGTCCAGCTCCACATGCATCCCGCCGGCCTCGATGCGTGCCGCCAGGATCCGGCTTCCCGGATCGTCGGGAACGGCGAGATCCCCGTGGACCACTCTGCGCACGGTGACCCGCCCGGGCTCCGAACGCTCCGCATTGAGGTAGACCACGGTCGGCACCACGTGGGCACCGGCGAGGTAGGGGGCCACCCGTTCGCGCTGCTCGACGCCGTTCTGGGCCACCAGGACGTCGACGCCGGGACCGTCGACCGCCCTCAGCCAGTCCCCGACAGCGTCGGTCTGGTGGGCCTTGACAGCCAGGACGACGGTGTCGTACCCGGCGACGTCATCCGGATTCACGGTGTGACGGACCGGCCAGGAGCTCGTCGCACCCCGGTCGGTGACCACCATCTGGTCGAACGGCCTGCCTCCGCAGACCGTGATCGGGTGGCCCGCCCGGGCCAGCGCCGATGCGATCGACAGGCCGATAGCCCCGGCCCCGATCACCGCAACGGGTCCTCTGGACGCCTCCTGCTGCATTCCGACTCCCTTCCCGGCCGGGCTGCGCCCGGCATCCGCTGTGAGGCTACTGCCGTCGCGGCATCGGGCGCACAGCTGGAGAGATGTATCAAGGATTCTTGACACTGGTGGTGATGTCGAGAATGAGCTACATACTGCTCGGCCTATCGCGCCCGCCAGTACCCCTCGACGCGCCGGCCCGACCTGGTGTGGGGGTGAACCCAGATCCGGCCCGGATCGGGTGGGGGCACCTGATATCTGCTGGTATCGAGCTGGTGGAGGGCGCTGTCGGTGAGTTCGCGCAGGCGGGGGAGTATCCGGTCGCGCAGCTCATCGGCGGCCACTGCCCCCGGCAGCTCATCCAGGGCCGCCTCGAAG contains these protein-coding regions:
- a CDS encoding 2-dehydropantoate 2-reductase, with amino-acid sequence MQQEASRGPVAVIGAGAIGLSIASALARAGHPITVCGGRPFDQMVVTDRGATSSWPVRHTVNPDDVAGYDTVVLAVKAHQTDAVGDWLRAVDGPGVDVLVAQNGVEQRERVAPYLAGAHVVPTVVYLNAERSEPGRVTVRRVVHGDLAVPDDPGSRILAARIEAGGMHVELDADFTTTLWNKLLMNITANPLTALTRRRTAVLRDEGVGQVALQIMIEAVAVARAEGARLTDEDALADLKALRKVPDGAPTSMLQDCWAGRPLEYDALTGAVLRAAERHGIDAPINRLIYSLVAAVRPDHEGPVSQDSAPPRT